In Pseudomonadota bacterium, the sequence GGAATCAGCGGAGCAACTTTCTCCCAAAAGGTATCGGAAACTTCCCAAGATTGAATCTTAGCCATAATCCCTCCAGGTTGTATTTAGCTAACTTGTCGGAATTATAACATATTATTTAGATAACACCCATTTTATTTACGGATAAGTTCTAAGTACCCTGGATTCCCCTCGCCTTGTACCGGACGTTTTTAATGCCGAATTCTGCTTACGGCCGGGTTCCTGTTCCAATAAAAAAGCCTTCTCTTGGTGTTTGAAGTCTGTAGCAGAAGACAAATACCTGTGATTTTGAGAAAAGGGGCCATTTGTAAAAAAAAGACCACCCCAAACAGGGCGGTTTTTTTTTTGTGTTATGAATCGATTTTTATTGCTTTAGGGCAGGTCTTTCTCCCGATGGCAGTAAAAACAACCATCCGTTACATTCCCGGTACCGTTATGTGCTGTCATGGTGTTGTATGGAAATCTCAGAGCATCAGGATATTGGGAGGCATGCGCTCTGTGACAGGAGAGACACATGACCTGGTCGCCAGCTTCAACTGTGGAGGGGTTTCCGGCGAGGGGCTTGGCGACAGGTACGGTAGGATTGTACGTGCTGCCGATTATTGCGGCGTACTCGCCATTGTTGGGGATATTCACATTGGAAGGATGCCTTAACCAGGGATTGTTTCCGGCAATATCATCTGTGTTAGGATCACCACCGTTAACCACGCCGAATATCGGATCAATTACGCCCTGGGCGTGAAAGGCGCCATGACAGCCGGCACAGAAGCGACCGATGCTCAGAGGATCGGTTAACGAAGGATCGGACCTGAGATAGAGGTTGTGATCCGTAGCGGTTTCATATTCCCAGTCGGGGTCTTCAATGCCCCGGACTTCGCCGATCGAGCCGCCCGGGTGACCACCGAGAAAGCGATAGGAGGTGTCGGCGCCGTTATGGTGACTGGTCCGAGTATGACATCCCCGGCAGCCGTTATAGATGGTCTGCGCGGTCGGACGTGAACTACCGACTGGGTCGGCTATGGCCAGGCTTTGATGGCAACTGCCTGAACAACCGACCACATCGCCGGGGGCCCAAGCCATGCCGTCGATTTCAGGGTCGGCAATTCCCTGCACGTTATGGCCGTAATTGTTTCCGGCAGCGCCGGTGGAGGTGAAATAAAAGTTTCCGCCGGCTAGCGGTGTGCCAGGATAACCCCCGGTGTTAAAAACGATGGGAACCAGGTTGCCCGAGCCGTTCATGTCAACTCTGGTGGAACCGGTAGTGGAGGAATGGCAGCCGATACAGTCGGATTTAAGCAGGGTTGCAATTGGTGAGGTACTCGTCCCGGAAGTAAGTGCGTTTGACCCGTCCCAGCCGGCCCCGGCGCCTGAGTGGGCCTGTTCTGCATCGTTCTGACTGTTGTGCATTGTATGACACAGCACACATGCACCCGAGACAGCCGCTAAGGCAACTGCGTTTCCGATGAAAAGAAAAAGAGCTGCAGCCGTGAGCGACAAAAAGGCTTTAGCTTTTGAATGATTAGTTTCCCCTGTTGGCATGATGAATGCCATCCCCCCCCACGCGTGTGCAAAATTTCAGTTATAAAATTTCTTTATAACCACTGTACATAATACAACAGAGAGAGGGGGAAAGTCAAGGCGCGATAATGAATTCGCGAAGATGTTGTTGTTGATTTTCCGTCATTTAAATGGAGCTTTTGTGTCAGTTGAAAGTTGCCTGATTCAAATCAATAAACTGTTGTAATTTCATCTTCTGATCATTTGAAAGAGGGCCGAACGCAACACTCCTTCTTTTGACGATCATCTTCTCATAGGCGATGTCGCTTCTTGTCTCGTAATCCGAAACAACACGGTAAGGAATGTTTTCGAGACGAAATTCCTCATCTTCACCGGAAACGATATCCAGAGTGTGGGATTCTTCCGGCCAATCTTTACGGTCTATATAGCGGAACGACAGCCCTCCCAAACCAATGTCAACGATGAGACCGGGTTTGGTTGAGTTCATGGTGTATGCACCACTCTTTACTTTAACTCGCTGGTGTTGCCTTCTCTCGGATTGAATGGATAACTCATGCATTGGCGCCTCTCCCTCGACAATGATTTTCTTGATCCTCCGATCAGATTAAAACGATTTGCCGCTAATTATACCTGTATTTACTCTGATTTCAACAAATTGTCACCGTCACTTCCTCCAACAGCCGATTCAGATGGCCGGGGCGGTGAATTGTCATCATCCAGGTTTTCTGTCGTCTGTTAACCCGACCCAGTTGCTGAATGGACAATAAGCCCTTTTTGGGCAAGTTTCAAAGACATGAAACCTGCCGTCCCATGCAGAACAGCGATGAGAAAAACTGATATTGGGACAATCCCGGGCAGTTTTAAATATGCCAGGGATATAAGAAGAAACCAGAAAGCAATATAGAGCAAGATTTCGGTGATTGCCAGAGATCTGTATCCGAGATAAATACTGCCGAGACCCGGCAACAGTATGGATCTTTTCCAGGCCTGAGCAGGATCTTTAAATAAGGATTTACAACCTGGACAGCTTGATGGCTGGCCGGTGATCGCAGTATAGCATGCAGGACAGAGATGCCATCTGGAGATACCATCAAAAATTCCTGAGGCCCCTTCTTTTTTTCTTTTGATGATCAGGTCTCTGATTTCTCGTGACAGGGAGGTGCGAACAGTGGTGAAATTCCACGAGTTTCCGTTTCTGGTCTGTACGATCAGAGAAGTGAAGAACATGCCGCGACTCAATCGTACAATCTCTTCGTAAAAGATCTGATAGAGATACCTGGTTGGCTTTTTCACCCTGCAATCCACATTGATGAAGAGCAACCGGAAATTTGTACAGACAATCGCATAATAATTTGTCGGCAGAGTGAGCAGTCCGTTTGCATAAGGGATTTCGGCTGGATAATAGGCGCTTCCCCTGGCAATGTTCAAAACATACTCGTTATTCAGCAGCAAGTTTTCTGTCAAGATCCTGCCGACTGCCTTCAGCAGTTTTACTTTAAATTTGTTGTTACTGTTCCGATACCGGCCTGTTCTGTTTTTTTTGAAAATATCTGCAAACCTGAATTTGTCGGGAGGGAGACTTTGTAAGTCGGGATATAAGGAAGTGATCTCTTCCGGATCAGTCAGGATATCAATGGGGTTTTCATTCTTGTCTGATTCCTCATGAGTACTTTCTGCGGATGCAGACTCGTTTGCTGAACAGGCTTCGTTTTGATGTTCAGGTAATTCCACACCGGAGTCGGTTGAGATGGTCTCCTGAACTGTCAAGGTGTCTGCGCCGGTAGATTCAGATGTTCCCGGAGAAATGATCATTCTGGTGCCGCATTTTTTACATTTTGCGGCAGATTTCTGTGCCGGGGCTATTCCGGTCGGTAACCGGTAGGGAGTAGCGCATTCTGGGCATACGATGGTCATGGCATATCAAACAAGCTGGGAGGAAGAGGTGACGCCAAGTGATTCGTAGATTTTAAGGGTCGCCTCGGAAGAATTCAATGTGTAAAAGTGAACGCCCTTCACATTATTGTCCAGCAGGTCTCGCACTTGTTCCGTTGCCCAATGGATGCCGACATTTTCAACATAGTTATCATCCTGGGCCCTATCAATTGACTTTAGGAGCCTTGCCGGCAATCTGGCCCCACCGGCCAGTTCGGCCATTCTGATCATTCCGTGTTTTGTTGTAATCGGCATGATTCCAGCCAGAATGGGGACATTGATTCCGGCAAGCAGGCACCTTTCGCGGAAATCGTAAAAGTCCCTGTTCTCAAAAAAAAGCTGGGTGACTATGTAATCAGCTCCGGCATCGACTTTTTCCTTGAGAAATTCTATCTCTTTGAGTCGGTTCGGCGTTTCAGGATGTCCTTCGGGAAACCCGGCAACGCCGATGCACATTCCCGGAAAATTCTTTTTGATAAATCCGACCAGTTCTGCGGCATATTTGAAACCATCCGGGGTTTCCTGCCAACCGGTCTGTCCCTTGGGGGGGTCACCGCGCAAGGCCAGAATGTTGCTGATTCCGGAAGCCGAGTAATTTTCAAGGATGGATTTCATCTCGTTTCTGGTTGAACCGACGCAGGTAAGATGTGATACCGCAGTCAGATCGGTTTCCTTGTTAATCCTGACAACCAGATCATGGGTGTTGTCCCTGGTGGACCCGCCTGCACCATAGGTGACGCTGACATAGGAAGGCTTCAGCGGCATCAGGTCTTTGATATGAAAAAAAAGGGCGTTCCAGCTTTCCTCGGTTTTAGGGGGGAAGAACTCGAAACTGAATGATGTTTTCTCTTTTTCCAGGATATCTTTAACAAGCATCTGTTTCTTCCATTAAAAATGATTTGTACCACCGGTTTCGTTTATCAATCGACGATAGTAACTTCCAGAGCGATCAATATCAAGATGATCTTGAATTTGGCAGAGAATATCGTTAAGGGGGAAGCAGGATGTTCAGGGTGAAACTTCCTTGGTCAGAGGACTGAAAACAGTAAACGGCAGGGAGAGAGTGTTTGTTATCAGATTGAACAACCCTTTCCCGATTGCCCCGGGAGGCAGAAGAGTGACTGCCGGATCGTGGAGATTCCCTTTTATTCCTACCGGTATTGATATCAGGGCGTTGTCTGCTCCGCCGGCGATCTTGCCGATCAAAGGAATATTGGTGACAATTGCATCAACTGTTTTGAGTGGCGCCACCATCATGGTCAAGTCAGCCTGGTGTGAGCCCAGATCATATTCTCCCTGGGTGAAGAGATTCAACCCCGAACCCTTCAAGACACCTTTTTCAATGAAAACCTTATTGTCCCTGATGAAACTTTTGATGTCGAATCTGGAGTAGGTGAACCCCTCGTTGGCCATATCAGGCAAGGTGTTTTTCTGAAAAAGATCGGTAAGATTTATGATGCTGAAAGCCTTTGAGAGAAAACCCAAACGTTTGATAAAACCGTTTTCTGAATATATGTTTGCCTCCCCGCCAGTCCAGATACCGTGAGTTCCGCTGACGTTGATATCGGCATGAAACGACCCCTCAATGAGATCCTGTTGTATCCCGAAACATGGCAGGGTCTCCTGCAGGAGTGGCGGGGAGGCACTGTCGGTGTAGATATTGAAAGAGTTGTCTCCCAGGGACGGCGTGGAATGAAATGTTCCGGAAATATCAAGACCGCATACCTTTGAAGATCTGACATTCAGTGAGTAGTTGCTTTCGGGATGGAGGGTAACGAATCCCTGGAACGGGGAGACAATATATCTGTTCCCCGGTTGTTTTGCCGTGTTCTGGTCAGGCGGGGGGGCAGATTCAAAACGG encodes:
- the metF gene encoding methylenetetrahydrofolate reductase [NAD(P)H], translating into MLVKDILEKEKTSFSFEFFPPKTEESWNALFFHIKDLMPLKPSYVSVTYGAGGSTRDNTHDLVVRINKETDLTAVSHLTCVGSTRNEMKSILENYSASGISNILALRGDPPKGQTGWQETPDGFKYAAELVGFIKKNFPGMCIGVAGFPEGHPETPNRLKEIEFLKEKVDAGADYIVTQLFFENRDFYDFRERCLLAGINVPILAGIMPITTKHGMIRMAELAGGARLPARLLKSIDRAQDDNYVENVGIHWATEQVRDLLDNNVKGVHFYTLNSSEATLKIYESLGVTSSSQLV
- a CDS encoding zinc-ribbon domain-containing protein, yielding MTIVCPECATPYRLPTGIAPAQKSAAKCKKCGTRMIISPGTSESTGADTLTVQETISTDSGVELPEHQNEACSANESASAESTHEESDKNENPIDILTDPEEITSLYPDLQSLPPDKFRFADIFKKNRTGRYRNSNNKFKVKLLKAVGRILTENLLLNNEYVLNIARGSAYYPAEIPYANGLLTLPTNYYAIVCTNFRLLFINVDCRVKKPTRYLYQIFYEEIVRLSRGMFFTSLIVQTRNGNSWNFTTVRTSLSREIRDLIIKRKKEGASGIFDGISRWHLCPACYTAITGQPSSCPGCKSLFKDPAQAWKRSILLPGLGSIYLGYRSLAITEILLYIAFWFLLISLAYLKLPGIVPISVFLIAVLHGTAGFMSLKLAQKGLIVHSATGSG